The genomic window TTAAAGCTCTGGTGGTAAAATACACGGGTGTAAAGGGAGATACCAACGGTCCCGCCGACAAGCAGAAAATTGTTAACGCGGGCCTCAGACTCCATAAGGAAATCCACGACCTTGATAAGCTGCAAAACCGGATGAGAGAAGTGGGGACGGCCCACCTGACCGAGATTATGAACGATTATGACCTTTTACCAGTGATGAACTATCAATATGGATCTCACCCGGATGCAGTAAACTTAAGTTCGGATGTTTTTAAGAAAAATTACTTTACCCAGGGTCTGCCCGATGGATGCTGGTACGGTTGCTCCATGGCCTGTGCCAAGGCGGTAGATCATTTCGAACTAAAGACCGGCCCTTACAAAGGCCAGAAGGTTTGCGTTGATGCTGCGGAATATGAGACCATCGCGGGCCTGGGTTCCAACTGCGGTATTTTTGACCCCGAGTATGTTATAGAAGCCAATTTCTACTGTGATACTTATGGCTTGGACACCATATCTACAGGCACTTTGATTGCCTTTATCATGGAATGTTTCGAGAGGGGTATCATAAACAAGGAGATTACCGGCGGCCTGGAACTAAAATTCGGCAATAAAGAAGCGGCCATGGAACTTATCCATCAAATGGGAAACGGCTATGGATTCGGTAAAATTGCGGGCCAGGGTGTTCGCAGGATGAAAAAGATATTTATAGAGGAGTATGGTGCCGATCCTGATCTTATAAATGATATCGGCATGGAAGTCAAAGGCCTTGAGTATTCCCAATACATGAGCAAGGAGTCTCTAGCCCAACAGGGAGGATATGCCCTTACCAACAAAGGCCCCCAGCATGATGAGGCATGGCTCATATTCATGGATATGGTGAACAAACAAATTCCTACCTTTGAAGATAAAGCCCAGGCACTTTTCTACTTCCCCATGTTCCGCACATGGTTCGGTTTAAATGGTCTTTGCAAATTGCCGTGGAACGATATTGAGCCTGCAGATAACGGCCTCACCGATGAACCTGCAAAGGTTCCGGAACATGTCAGAAATTATGTTGATATTTTCAACGGTGTGACCGGTAAGAATATAACCAAGGAAGAACTTATACTCCAATCTGAAAGGGTATATAACTTCCAGCGCATCTTCAACTTGAAGATGGGGTTTGGAACCCGTCAATACGACAAACCTCCATATCGCTCTGTGGGACCTGTGACGAAAGAAGAATATGAATCAAGGGCTGAAAGATATGATAAGCAACTTGAGGAACTCGGGTTTGATATTGAAGACAAAACTGTTGAGGAGAAAATAAAAATGCTGCGCAAATACAGGGAAGACCAGTATCAAAAGCTATGTGATGCAGTCTATGAGCGCAGAGGCTGGACCAAAGACGGAGTTCC from Biomaibacter acetigenes includes these protein-coding regions:
- a CDS encoding aldehyde ferredoxin oxidoreductase family protein; this translates as MVENVIEMKKAHRLLTRMDYELGKVEKGYTNRTLYINLSDNTIKSKPVTQQMKDIFIGGRGFGLWYLWNAVTSETKWNDPENEIIISTGPIGGTTQYPGAGKSLVVSLSPLTGTVIDSNVGGYFGPLLKFAGWDALEIQGKAEKDVIIYIDGNNGYVTIEEAPEEAVDSHLAAEQFTAMYADSEEDKRNVAVVSAGRGADNTLIGLLNFSFFDVKRGVPRLKQAGRGGIGTVFRDKKIKALVVKYTGVKGDTNGPADKQKIVNAGLRLHKEIHDLDKLQNRMREVGTAHLTEIMNDYDLLPVMNYQYGSHPDAVNLSSDVFKKNYFTQGLPDGCWYGCSMACAKAVDHFELKTGPYKGQKVCVDAAEYETIAGLGSNCGIFDPEYVIEANFYCDTYGLDTISTGTLIAFIMECFERGIINKEITGGLELKFGNKEAAMELIHQMGNGYGFGKIAGQGVRRMKKIFIEEYGADPDLINDIGMEVKGLEYSQYMSKESLAQQGGYALTNKGPQHDEAWLIFMDMVNKQIPTFEDKAQALFYFPMFRTWFGLNGLCKLPWNDIEPADNGLTDEPAKVPEHVRNYVDIFNGVTGKNITKEELILQSERVYNFQRIFNLKMGFGTRQYDKPPYRSVGPVTKEEYESRAERYDKQLEELGFDIEDKTVEEKIKMLRKYREDQYQKLCDAVYERRGWTKDGVPTLETVKRLGIDFPDVVELISKYQ